From a single Desulfatirhabdium butyrativorans DSM 18734 genomic region:
- a CDS encoding Hsp20/alpha crystallin family protein, which yields MAIVRWQPYGAVASLQNSINKLFNDAFARTNVDEDFALSAWKPVVDIFDKDDAIVIHAELPGVKKEDVAIEVKDNVLTLRGERSESKEIKEDKYYRKERTFGSFHRAFSLPSAINPDTIKATFKDGILEIEIPKPEEQKPKQVKISID from the coding sequence ATGGCAATTGTCAGATGGCAGCCCTACGGTGCAGTGGCCAGTTTGCAGAACAGCATCAACAAACTGTTCAACGACGCTTTTGCCAGGACAAACGTCGATGAGGATTTTGCGTTGAGCGCATGGAAACCGGTGGTCGATATCTTCGACAAAGATGATGCCATCGTGATTCATGCGGAACTTCCCGGCGTGAAAAAAGAAGACGTTGCCATCGAGGTGAAGGACAACGTGCTGACACTTCGCGGAGAGCGATCTGAAAGCAAGGAAATCAAGGAGGACAAATACTACCGAAAAGAAAGAACGTTCGGATCCTTCCATCGGGCCTTCTCGCTGCCTTCGGCCATCAATCCGGACACCATCAAGGCGACGTTCAAGGACGGTATTCTGGAAATCGAGATTCCGAAACCTGAAGAACAAAAACCCAAACAGGTCAAGATCTCCATTGATTGA
- a CDS encoding penicillin-binding protein activator, with protein MHKDSRFCPLRWFGVAILLITLVWSGCAPPPRVAMPERPPVERPVAKPPVQPPKPADVGDDVFTAAENFYRQKQYDKALDTYTAYLSRYPNGSWVADSLLKIGMIHREKGRLAQALSSFQKLSLDFPNSALAAEAEVASFPIYYQMKNYGGVIQRATSLLKQRLAPDIYRQTVDWLAQAYFASGRAADALLVYAQAMGNVDATTQLAFRKNMESMAAKTDPDELMRLVNRIGQPEMQGEIVYFAAAGYFQKEDYDKAHAAIDLFRKDYPQNPKRSQIDALALQIKQQAEYEKHTIGCILPLSGTYEAYGKRALRGIEMAQYMFGATRPSEPVTVLVKDSQSTPEGSAAAVRELADAKVAAILGPIGSADSAAETSQSLGIPILVLTQKDRITQIGNQVFRHFITPEMQAEKLVSYAVTSKGLRRFAVLYPKDSYGTGMMNAFWDRVQAAGGTMVGAEGYDPASADFGLPIQKLTGAFFQGQPSGTPPNADIDVLFIPESPARVSQILPQLVYYNLKPRLILGTNLWHTPAMMPLAGGLDAELVCTDAFDPDIEKAPVPEFVKLCTETYNEKPGLIEAITYDSASILFESVLKPKIRFRSDIRKELLAMPSWIGVTGKTRFLPNRDCQKELLIFRIQTDRFLDMTGF; from the coding sequence ATGCACAAGGATAGCCGTTTCTGTCCGCTTCGATGGTTTGGGGTTGCGATATTGTTGATTACGCTGGTTTGGTCCGGATGTGCGCCCCCGCCTCGGGTGGCCATGCCCGAGCGTCCACCCGTCGAGCGGCCTGTTGCAAAACCGCCTGTTCAGCCGCCCAAGCCGGCGGACGTCGGCGACGATGTGTTTACGGCGGCGGAAAATTTCTACCGTCAAAAACAATACGACAAGGCACTCGATACGTATACGGCATACCTCAGCCGGTATCCGAACGGCTCCTGGGTTGCCGACAGCCTGCTCAAGATTGGCATGATCCATCGGGAAAAAGGTCGATTGGCGCAGGCGCTGAGTTCATTTCAGAAATTGTCGCTGGATTTTCCCAACAGCGCTCTGGCGGCCGAGGCGGAAGTCGCCTCGTTTCCGATCTATTACCAGATGAAAAACTATGGGGGGGTCATCCAGCGGGCGACAAGCCTGCTCAAACAGCGGCTGGCCCCGGACATCTACCGCCAGACCGTGGACTGGCTGGCCCAGGCCTATTTTGCATCGGGGAGGGCGGCCGATGCGCTCCTTGTCTATGCACAGGCCATGGGCAATGTCGATGCAACCACGCAGTTGGCGTTTCGCAAGAACATGGAATCGATGGCCGCAAAAACAGACCCGGACGAGTTGATGCGCCTGGTCAACCGGATCGGCCAGCCGGAGATGCAGGGTGAAATCGTCTATTTTGCGGCCGCCGGCTATTTCCAGAAAGAGGACTATGACAAAGCGCATGCGGCAATCGATCTGTTCAGGAAGGATTATCCACAGAACCCCAAACGGTCCCAGATCGATGCGCTGGCGCTTCAAATCAAGCAGCAGGCGGAATACGAAAAGCATACGATCGGATGCATCCTGCCTCTTTCCGGCACGTATGAAGCTTACGGCAAACGGGCGCTTCGGGGCATCGAGATGGCTCAGTACATGTTCGGCGCCACCCGGCCATCGGAGCCGGTAACGGTTCTCGTCAAAGACAGCCAGTCCACACCGGAAGGATCGGCCGCTGCGGTCAGGGAACTGGCCGATGCCAAGGTGGCGGCAATCCTGGGGCCGATCGGCTCGGCCGATAGCGCCGCCGAAACGTCTCAAAGCCTCGGTATTCCCATCCTGGTGCTGACGCAAAAAGATCGGATTACCCAGATCGGCAATCAGGTGTTCCGGCATTTCATTACACCGGAGATGCAGGCGGAAAAGCTGGTATCCTATGCTGTCACCAGTAAGGGATTGCGGCGATTTGCCGTCCTGTATCCCAAAGACAGCTATGGGACGGGAATGATGAATGCCTTTTGGGACAGGGTGCAGGCAGCCGGTGGCACCATGGTCGGAGCGGAAGGATACGATCCGGCCAGCGCCGATTTCGGTCTTCCCATTCAGAAGCTGACAGGGGCATTTTTTCAGGGACAACCTTCGGGCACGCCGCCGAATGCGGATATCGATGTCCTGTTCATCCCGGAATCACCGGCGAGGGTGAGCCAAATCCTTCCCCAGCTTGTATACTACAACCTCAAACCGCGGTTGATTCTCGGGACCAACCTCTGGCATACCCCCGCCATGATGCCGCTTGCAGGGGGGCTGGATGCGGAGCTTGTCTGTACGGATGCCTTCGACCCGGATATCGAAAAGGCTCCGGTGCCGGAATTTGTGAAACTGTGCACGGAAACCTATAACGAAAAACCGGGATTGATCGAGGCCATCACCTACGATTCCGCATCCATTTTGTTTGAATCCGTGCTCAAGCCCAAGATCCGCTTCCGTTCCGACATCCGCAAGGAATTGCTCGCCATGCCCTCTTGGATCGGGGTCACCGGAAAGACCCGCTTTTTGCCGAACCGGGATTGCCAAAAAGAGCTGCTCATCTTTCGGATTCAGACAGACCGCTTCCTCGACATGACGGGATTCTGA
- a CDS encoding MBL fold metallo-hydrolase produces MADILELNLDMSGPVRIARDVYWVGSERETPLHANPYLIVDGGEAVIIDGGSRLDFPAVMTKILETGVELASIRAIICQHYDPDLCAALPHFEDLLLPGNVQILTSKPNVSFIRHYGVRMDIVETETLNHRYPFSSGRTLQFIPTPYAHSAGSFMTYDLKTGVLFTGDLFGSSGEDWKLFLSLNPQCQGCTRTLSCNLPDCPVDHILSFHRTVMTSNRALRHAVHLIQEIPALIIAPQHGGVLTQSQDIQLITDKLLTLDHVGIDGLKSKNNDVFFGL; encoded by the coding sequence ATGGCCGATATTCTGGAATTGAACCTTGATATGAGCGGTCCGGTTCGAATCGCCCGGGATGTATACTGGGTGGGGAGCGAGCGGGAGACTCCGCTGCACGCCAATCCCTATCTGATTGTCGATGGCGGGGAAGCGGTCATCATCGACGGAGGAAGCAGGCTCGACTTTCCTGCCGTCATGACCAAGATTCTCGAAACGGGTGTGGAACTCGCTTCCATCCGGGCGATCATCTGCCAGCATTACGACCCCGATCTGTGCGCCGCACTCCCCCATTTCGAGGACCTGCTCCTGCCCGGAAATGTTCAGATTCTCACTTCGAAACCCAATGTATCGTTCATCCGCCATTACGGCGTCCGAATGGATATTGTCGAAACCGAAACCCTGAATCACCGCTATCCGTTTTCCTCCGGCAGAACCCTCCAATTCATCCCGACTCCCTATGCCCATTCGGCGGGCAGCTTCATGACCTACGACCTGAAAACAGGCGTACTCTTTACCGGAGATCTTTTCGGCAGCTCAGGAGAAGACTGGAAGCTTTTCCTGAGCTTGAATCCACAATGCCAGGGCTGCACCCGCACACTTTCGTGCAATCTTCCCGACTGCCCGGTCGATCATATCCTCTCCTTCCATCGAACCGTGATGACATCCAACCGGGCGTTGCGCCATGCCGTCCATCTGATTCAGGAGATTCCCGCCCTCATCATCGCACCCCAGCATGGCGGTGTTCTGACCCAGTCTCAGGACATTCAATTGATCACGGACAAACTGCTCACTCTGGATCATGTCGGTATCGATGGCCTGAAATCCAAGAACAACGATGTATTTTTCGGACTGTAA
- a CDS encoding DUF4412 domain-containing protein — protein MQSLWKTVRLLGVWMALLLSLSSSAMADLYWESTQETKGMPGKPDQVGIMKNYLSNTASRIEHDNGITIMDFKSKMIYQLDPATKTYQQINLAEVGQPPADMKGEEGQAAQKMMKSMMSEIQVTPTQEKKQIAGYDCQKYLVSGMMMNSDYWLSKSVPGYSEIKAIGQKMKSLFENNPMMKQMNVAGMVDKLDGFPVQTVMHVMNGTVITTLKTIETKKLDPSLFKIPAGYTLTESGMPAGGMPKGRMMKKP, from the coding sequence ATGCAATCCCTATGGAAAACCGTTCGTTTGCTCGGGGTCTGGATGGCGCTTTTGTTGAGTCTGAGCTCTTCGGCCATGGCCGATCTGTACTGGGAATCCACCCAGGAAACCAAAGGAATGCCGGGGAAGCCCGATCAGGTCGGCATCATGAAAAACTACCTTTCCAATACAGCTTCCCGCATCGAACATGATAACGGGATCACCATCATGGATTTTAAATCCAAAATGATTTACCAACTCGATCCGGCTACAAAAACCTATCAGCAGATCAACCTTGCCGAGGTGGGGCAGCCGCCGGCAGACATGAAGGGTGAGGAAGGCCAGGCGGCTCAGAAAATGATGAAAAGCATGATGAGCGAAATCCAGGTGACGCCGACACAGGAAAAGAAACAGATTGCCGGATATGATTGCCAGAAATATCTGGTGTCCGGCATGATGATGAATAGCGACTATTGGCTGTCCAAATCCGTTCCGGGATATTCGGAAATCAAGGCAATCGGCCAGAAGATGAAATCACTGTTTGAAAACAACCCGATGATGAAACAGATGAATGTTGCAGGCATGGTGGACAAGCTGGACGGGTTTCCGGTGCAGACGGTGATGCATGTCATGAATGGCACCGTCATCACGACCCTGAAAACGATCGAAACCAAAAAGCTTGATCCTTCCTTGTTCAAGATTCCGGCCGGATATACGCTTACCGAAAGTGGCATGCCGGCAGGCGGCATGCCGAAAGGCCGGATGATGAAGAAGCCATAG
- the uvrC gene encoding excinuclease ABC subunit UvrC — protein sequence MTPESLSHLKTRIESVASSPGVYLMKDATGQIIYVGKATNLKKRLLSYIQRYPHPEPKTRALVQKIQDIETILTSTENEALILESTLIKRHRPRYNVILKDDKRYPSLRLDTRETYPRLAIVRRIEDDGALYFGPFSSPSAMHQTLHLIHRVFRLRKCHDTVFRSRKRPCLQYQIGRCLGPCCLPVTSGQYQEIVSEVVLFLRGETRELIRKIEADMQDAAQHQDYEQAILLRDKLSAIRKVVEKQVVVTTDFVDRDVIALAEEGDQSVLNLMKIRKGQLVENLHFHFSETAGSVSVMLGNFIFQYYQRSQAPPDAVLVPEKPESASILQQHLRQMGNRKTAIRKASDSVSKQLMMLAQQNAQSELAARVARREHQMDILRRIQEKLGMSHIPERIACIDNSHWQGEEPVSSIVVFLSGKPCPAEYRKYRIRSAAPSDDYAAMSEILQRRFSKPSPKAPFPDLLLVDGGKGQLHAAQQVLALLGLDQTPTLAAIAKPEEPLQEDRIFLPDRPEPIDLDKDRDVLLLFQRIRDEAHRTAVGFHRKRKRATNLRSLLDGIAGVGPKRKKLLLEQFGDLQTIRQVTIEQMASLPGMSRKAAENVKSALDGQPG from the coding sequence ATGACACCGGAATCCCTATCCCATCTGAAAACCCGAATCGAATCGGTTGCATCCTCTCCAGGTGTCTATCTGATGAAAGATGCAACCGGCCAAATCATATATGTCGGCAAAGCAACGAACCTGAAAAAGAGGCTTCTATCCTACATTCAGCGGTATCCGCATCCGGAGCCCAAGACCCGGGCGCTCGTACAGAAAATTCAGGATATCGAAACCATCCTCACATCGACCGAAAACGAGGCGCTCATTCTGGAATCGACGCTGATCAAACGGCATCGGCCCAGATACAACGTCATCCTGAAAGACGACAAGCGGTATCCCTCTTTGAGGCTCGATACAAGAGAGACCTACCCTCGTCTTGCCATCGTTAGACGGATCGAGGATGATGGCGCATTGTACTTTGGCCCCTTTTCCTCACCATCTGCGATGCACCAAACCCTGCATCTCATTCACCGGGTATTTCGACTGAGAAAATGCCACGATACGGTTTTCCGATCCCGGAAAAGGCCCTGCCTGCAATATCAGATCGGCAGATGTCTCGGACCGTGCTGCCTTCCGGTAACGTCAGGACAATATCAGGAAATCGTATCGGAGGTGGTCCTGTTTTTGCGGGGCGAAACACGGGAGTTGATCCGGAAAATCGAGGCGGATATGCAGGATGCGGCCCAACACCAGGATTATGAACAAGCCATCCTGCTGCGTGACAAATTATCCGCCATACGGAAAGTGGTGGAAAAGCAGGTGGTCGTGACGACGGATTTTGTAGACAGGGATGTCATCGCACTTGCGGAGGAAGGCGATCAGAGCGTGCTCAACCTGATGAAGATCCGAAAAGGACAGTTGGTGGAAAACCTGCATTTCCATTTTTCGGAGACCGCAGGCTCTGTATCGGTGATGTTGGGAAACTTCATCTTTCAATATTATCAGCGCAGCCAGGCGCCGCCGGATGCAGTTCTCGTCCCGGAAAAACCGGAAAGCGCCTCCATTTTGCAACAGCATTTGCGCCAAATGGGTAACCGGAAAACGGCCATTCGAAAAGCCTCCGATTCGGTGTCCAAACAGCTCATGATGCTGGCGCAGCAAAACGCCCAAAGCGAGCTTGCCGCCCGTGTAGCCCGCAGGGAGCATCAGATGGATATCCTGCGGCGAATTCAGGAAAAACTGGGAATGTCCCATATCCCGGAACGGATTGCCTGTATCGACAATTCCCACTGGCAGGGAGAAGAGCCGGTTTCGAGCATCGTGGTGTTTTTATCGGGAAAACCCTGTCCAGCCGAATACCGCAAATATCGCATCCGTTCGGCGGCCCCATCCGATGATTACGCAGCCATGTCGGAAATTCTGCAACGGCGCTTCTCGAAACCATCTCCCAAGGCGCCTTTCCCGGATCTGCTGCTGGTAGACGGCGGAAAAGGCCAACTGCATGCGGCCCAGCAGGTTCTTGCGCTTCTTGGACTCGATCAGACGCCCACTCTGGCAGCAATTGCCAAACCGGAAGAGCCGCTGCAGGAAGACCGGATTTTCCTGCCGGATCGACCCGAGCCGATCGATCTCGACAAAGACAGGGACGTACTGCTCCTCTTTCAACGGATTCGCGATGAGGCGCATCGCACGGCGGTTGGCTTCCATCGGAAGCGAAAACGCGCGACCAATCTTCGCTCTCTCCTGGATGGCATCGCCGGGGTCGGCCCAAAACGGAAAAAGCTTCTACTGGAGCAATTTGGAGATCTTCAGACGATCCGGCAGGTGACGATCGAGCAGATGGCATCACTGCCGGGAATGAGCCGAAAGGCGGCGGAAAACGTCAAATCGGCTTTGGATGGCCAGCCCGGATAA
- a CDS encoding PP2C family protein-serine/threonine phosphatase, whose protein sequence is METVFDSALHQSDLLQKRVSNLTREWMSYRVEKSDRAIGNALLKELIRKYTGVHRRLREQAIELASKQSRLEDDLKAAAGIQKSLLPQRIPEQDAVTVAWHFTPSEVIGGDIFHVFPLNSRHLGMYMLDVSGHGVPAALVTVSVSQFFQPFSGYALLRNKSESAETPIVSPLEVIQALDREYPVERFDKFITVIYLVLDLDSGKLNYCNAGHVPAILLRASGTIEKLDVGGPLIGLEGILPFEEGENALQLGDRLLLYTDGITEYQNPSGEQFGLDRLVFSMKKHVEKPVEEWLKFLFQDMMAFGGKRPVQDDISLLGLEWRG, encoded by the coding sequence ATGGAAACGGTTTTCGACAGCGCCCTTCATCAAAGCGATTTACTGCAGAAACGCGTATCGAACCTGACACGCGAATGGATGTCCTATCGGGTCGAAAAATCGGACAGGGCCATTGGCAATGCACTGCTCAAAGAGCTGATCCGTAAATACACCGGGGTTCATCGCCGGCTGCGGGAGCAGGCGATCGAGCTTGCAAGCAAGCAGTCCAGGTTGGAAGACGACCTGAAGGCCGCAGCCGGAATTCAGAAAAGCCTTTTGCCCCAGCGAATTCCGGAGCAGGATGCCGTTACGGTGGCCTGGCATTTTACGCCATCCGAGGTGATTGGCGGCGATATCTTTCACGTTTTCCCCCTCAATTCGAGACATCTGGGCATGTACATGCTCGATGTCAGCGGCCACGGGGTGCCCGCGGCACTGGTGACGGTATCCGTATCCCAGTTTTTCCAGCCGTTTTCGGGATATGCCCTCTTGCGCAACAAGTCGGAATCCGCCGAAACCCCAATCGTTTCTCCCCTCGAGGTGATCCAGGCGCTGGATCGTGAATACCCCGTCGAGCGTTTCGACAAGTTCATCACGGTGATTTATCTGGTTCTCGATCTGGATTCAGGAAAACTCAATTACTGCAATGCCGGCCATGTTCCCGCAATTCTGCTTCGGGCAAGCGGCACCATCGAAAAACTGGATGTAGGCGGGCCATTGATCGGGCTCGAAGGTATCCTGCCATTTGAGGAGGGAGAAAATGCGCTTCAACTCGGGGATAGGCTCCTGTTGTACACGGATGGAATTACGGAGTATCAGAATCCTTCGGGGGAGCAGTTCGGTTTGGATCGCCTCGTATTTTCCATGAAAAAACATGTCGAAAAACCGGTGGAGGAATGGTTGAAATTCCTGTTCCAGGACATGATGGCTTTTGGCGGGAAAAGACCTGTTCAGGATGATATCAGTTTGCTGGGGCTGGAGTGGCGGGGATAA
- a CDS encoding 3-deoxy-D-manno-octulosonic acid transferase, producing the protein MSSWYTIYRWASAAIFGFGFVPLAGYSLIDADARKRLADRLGIYRIARSDGCCPRIWLHAASMGEVTVAESIIAAIRSKLPEAQIVLSAMTPHGFRHGVARMPADVDLIQAPLDVAPLLSHALNDIRPDLLVLLETEIWPNWIMETARRKIPIAMVNGRISSRSIGRYRLLRPLMAEILPKIGWFSMIHEADAERIASIGAPAERIVVNGNAKFDMLCRRADPGRIRTIRASFGVDGDDPVFLAGSLRGRESVRILDVYRLLKERLPELRLILAPRHLQRIGEIVSALHERKMPFVLKTRLASSSGTAFGGWDVLVLDTMGELFDAYALADVVFCGGSLVPKGGQNIMEPASWGKPVLYGPHMEDFQDARLVLEREGGGGAVRDDQELYRQVLRLLQFPDEALRMGQKARTALVRHEGASERHAEGLLGMLGHATCNQKRFLRQHQSNGKY; encoded by the coding sequence TTGTCATCCTGGTACACCATTTACCGTTGGGCAAGTGCCGCAATCTTCGGATTTGGCTTTGTTCCGCTGGCAGGCTACAGCCTGATCGACGCGGATGCACGGAAACGTCTGGCTGACCGATTGGGTATCTACCGGATTGCCCGATCCGATGGCTGCTGTCCGCGCATCTGGCTGCATGCAGCCTCCATGGGCGAGGTGACGGTTGCCGAATCCATCATCGCCGCCATCCGCTCGAAGCTGCCGGAGGCGCAGATCGTTCTTTCCGCAATGACCCCCCACGGCTTTCGTCACGGTGTGGCGAGGATGCCCGCTGATGTCGATTTGATCCAGGCCCCGCTGGATGTCGCCCCCTTGCTGTCTCATGCATTGAACGACATCCGACCGGATCTGCTTGTGTTGCTCGAAACGGAAATTTGGCCAAACTGGATCATGGAAACCGCTCGCAGGAAAATTCCCATCGCCATGGTCAACGGCAGAATTTCTTCCCGCTCCATCGGCCGTTACCGGTTGTTGCGACCGTTGATGGCGGAAATCCTGCCCAAGATCGGTTGGTTCAGCATGATCCATGAAGCGGATGCCGAGCGGATCGCCTCCATCGGAGCGCCTGCCGAGCGGATCGTGGTGAATGGCAATGCGAAATTCGATATGCTGTGTCGAAGGGCGGATCCGGGCAGAATCCGAACCATCCGCGCTTCCTTCGGGGTCGATGGGGACGATCCGGTCTTTCTGGCCGGAAGCCTTCGGGGCCGGGAGTCCGTCCGCATCCTGGATGTGTACCGGCTCCTGAAAGAGCGGCTGCCGGAGTTGCGGTTGATTCTGGCGCCGAGACATCTGCAGCGGATCGGGGAAATCGTTTCCGCATTGCACGAGCGAAAGATGCCTTTTGTGCTCAAAACCCGGCTCGCATCGTCATCCGGAACGGCGTTTGGCGGATGGGATGTTCTGGTGCTCGATACCATGGGGGAACTCTTCGATGCCTATGCGCTGGCCGATGTCGTGTTTTGCGGCGGAAGCCTCGTCCCGAAGGGCGGTCAAAATATCATGGAACCCGCCTCCTGGGGCAAACCGGTTTTGTACGGGCCGCATATGGAAGATTTTCAGGATGCGCGGCTTGTTCTGGAGCGGGAGGGCGGGGGGGGCGCCGTACGGGATGATCAGGAGCTGTATCGGCAAGTCTTGCGGCTTCTCCAGTTTCCAGACGAAGCGCTGCGGATGGGGCAGAAGGCAAGAACGGCCCTGGTGCGGCACGAGGGCGCTTCAGAGCGTCATGCGGAAGGGTTGTTGGGGATGCTGGGCCATGCAACCTGCAACCAAAAACGATTTTTACGACAGCATCAATCGAATGGAAAATATTGA